The following is a genomic window from Lysinibacillus sp. G4S2.
GGATTAAAGATATTGCGGCCATGACGTATTTAAAAAACTGTTTACAGGCATGGTTTAATGCGAATTAGGAGTGAGAAAGGTGACAACTTTTTATTTAGTGAGACACGGTGAAACGATGTGGAATAAAGAGCATCGACTACAAGGATGGTTAGATTCGCCATTATCTGAAAATGGTGTTTTACATGCAGAAAAACTGCACGAGCATTTAGGTGAATTTTCATTTGCAGCAGCATTTAGCAGTACGAGTGGTCGTGCCAAGGAAACGCTGGATATTCTTGTAGGTGATCGACAGATTCCGATTTACTATGCGGATGAATTACGCGAGATTTTTTTAGGAGATTGGCAAGGTAAAACGGTCGAGGACATCGTTAGGACACATCGCTTAGACTATGAATTATATACCGATTATCCTGCGCAATTCACAGCAACTCATACCGAAAGCTTCGGTGCGGTAACTGAACGAGCAATGTTTACGTTAAAAAAAATTGCAGAAAAATTCCCTGAGGACAATGTGTTAATTGTTTCCCATGCTGTAACTATTAAATGCACGGTTAACGCTATTTTAGGCAGAAGTATTAATCAGCTTTGGGCAGAGCCATTCATTCATGGTACAAGTGTAACGATTATTGAACGATCAGAGAATCAATGGCTCGTTAAAGATATCGGTAACATTCAACATTTAAAATAGGAGGCGTAACTATTGCCACTGATTTTCATTACAGGGGGAGTACGCAGTGGTAAATCCCACTTTGCTGAAAAAGCGGCTGTTACTCACTATCAAACAAAGTTCATGCAAGCACAAAGACTTATTTATATTGCTTCTGGTGTAGCGATGGACCGTGAGATGGAGAAGCGAATATTGCGTCATCAGGCAGATAGACAAGCTCAAAATATTGAATGGCTTACGATAGAAGCACCTTATGAAATCGCTGATCCATTGATAAGCCTGACCGATGGCGATGTCGTGTTATGGGACTGTGTCACGACATGGCTGACAAATGCTTTTTATGAAGGTTTTGACACGGGCACGCCATGTGTAGATCAACCAGGCTGTTTAGAGGAGAAGCTGCGTGTCTTAAAAAAAGCAGTAAAGACGTTACTTGAGAAGAGGGTGACGTTTTTTGTCGTCTCGAATGAATTGTTTGATGAGCCTCCATATACAAGCGAGGAAGTTGAATTATACCGACAAATGCTCGGGAATTTACATCAATGGTTCGTTTCTATAGCAGATGAGGCGTATGAAATAAATTATAGTATCGTAAAGAAATGGAAATAATGCAACGCACATTGAAAATAGAAAGAAGGAAGGCAAGACGATGAAAAATTTCTGGCATAGCCTACAACTTGCATTTCAATTTTTTACAGTTTTGCCGGTACATAAGGAAATTCCTTTAACCAAAGCAACCATTACAGGGATGTTCGCCTTTTTGCCGTGGATAGGGGCTCTTATGGGCACCGTAGTGGCAGCGGTGATATATGGTTTAACAGAATGGACGATGAGCAGTGAAGTTTTGCTTTCTTTTTTGGTTGTCGGACTATTCGCTTTATTTACTGGTGGTTTACATTTAGACGGATTTATTGATATGGGGGATGCTTATTTTTCGTATCGGGACCGGGAGAAGCGGCTTGAAATTTTAGATGATCCACGTGTCGGTGCATTTGGTGTGCTTTCGGTGCTATTTTTAGTGCTTAGTAAATTCGTCGTATTGCATGAACTATTCGTGCAGCATAAGTTAGCTCTTTGGATGCTGATTTTTATTCCTTTATTAACGCGTGTGGGCATGAGTTTTTATTTTATGTCGCTAAAGTGTTCAAAAGAAAAAGGGCTTGCTTATTTTTTTAAAACACATATTAAACCGAGTTTGCTTATATGCTTTATGCTTATCACACTAGTTGTGGCGTATACTAGCTTACTGTTTGTCATAGGCTTCTCCATTGTTCCGTTCGTGTTGATTGCTGTATTAGCGATTGCCTTTTTAGTCTTTCGACAATTTACAGTGCGCAACTTTGGTGGTATTTCAGGGGATTTACTCGGTGCTTCAATTGAAGGAATGGAGGTTGTGCTGTGGGTGACGTTGTTATTGTGCGCTTAATGAGACATGCACCAACAAAGGAAAATCTGGAAAAGCGTTATATCGGCTGGACAGATTCATCATTAGCAGATGTATCTTCGCTGACTATTGTAGATAAAGATGTCACAAAGGTGTATGGTAGCGATTTACGGCGCTGTAGAGAAACAGCTGCCCATTATTTTCCGAACGCAACTTACATGGCAGATAAGAGATTCCGAGAGTCGAACTTCGGTGAATTTGAAGGGCAAACATATGAGGAGTTAAAATCTGATCATCGTTATTGTGCATGGTTAGATGACCCGGTACAATCACCGCCTCCAAAAGGGGAAGGCTTTGATGCCTTTTGTGCGCGTGTTATGGAAGGGTTTACAGCGTTATCCAAAGATGAAGATGTTTATCATCTCGTCGTTCATGGTGGAGTCATTCGAGCACTGCTTGTTGCATTTGCACCAACTGAGCAACCATTTTGGACGTATCATACGCCGCATGATAAAATGTTCACTTTAACGTTTTCAAGAAAGGCTTGGGAGGAGGGAGCAAGATGCATGTCTTTATCGGAGGAGCTTATAGTGGAAAAACCGACTATGTCATGAATTTGCTTGCAGATCAAAAAGTTGAGCTAGTAGATGGCTATGTACCTGATGACATTCCTGCCAGTGATATACTTGTTATTAAAAACTTAGAAAAGTGGCTCGTGACACAAGATCTGGAGGATGATGAGGCCCTTGTCAAAACCATTTTGACAAGACTAAAGACTCTTGACGAAAATTGTGCACTGTATATAATTGTGACCGATATGGGACGTGGGGTTGTGCCGATGGAAAAACAGGCACGATTATTACGCGATACATGTGGGCGCTTGTACCAGGCGTTATTTGCTGAAGCGGAACATGTCGTACGCATTTGGTACGGTATCGGGGAACAAATTAAATGATCTAAGAATTTGTAAGGCTCTTTAGTGTGGATGTTTTTTCTAAGGTGTAAGTGACGGAAAGAACCATCAAATTCGTGGATAGAAAGGCCAAATTCGTGGATAGAGCGGTCAAAGTCGTGGATAGAAAGGCCAAATTCGTGGATAGGGCGGTCAAATTCGTGGATAGAAAGGCCAAATTCGTGGATAGAGCGGTCAAAGTCGTAGATAGAAAGGCCAAAATCGTGGATAGAGCGGTCAAAGTCGTGGATAGAAAGGCCAAAGTCGTGGATAGAGCGGTCAAATTCGTGGATAGGGCGGTCAAATTCGTGGATAGAACCGTCAAAATTGTGGATAGAACCATCAAAATTGTGTGTAGAACCGTCAAAGTGACGGATAGAAGACAGAGCGACGGATGGAAGAGCATGTATTTACGTTGATTGGAGTTAAGCTGGTGGCTCATCGGACGCCCCAGGGAAGCTTTGCTCTGTGCGAAAGCGAAGCGTCAGTAAAAAAGCGCCTAACCGGAACTGAAATCACCCCACGCTATGATAATAAAATAACGAAAAGAGGAAATGGAATGGATCGACAAAGGTTAATGAAATTGACACTCGTTGCGATGGTAGCGGCAATATGTGCAGTTGGTGCAGTGATTAAAATTCCAGCATTTATTGCAACTGCTGCGCTGGACTCTGCTCCCGCATTTTTGAGTGTTGTATTTTTATCTCCAGTATTGGCTGGGGTTGCAGGGGTAATTGGGCATTTTATTACAGCCTTAACTTCTGGCTTCCCACTAGGACCACTCCATATTATTATCGCAGTAGAAATGTTTATCGTTGTATGGATCTTCGGGATTATGCATAATAAAGGAATGCATTTCTGGAAATGGCCTGTGGCACTTATTTTAAATGGCGTTGTGGCACCATTACCGTTTTACTTTATCATTAGTCCGGCATTTTATTGGGCATCTCTTACGAGTCTTCCGCTGGCAACATTAATTAATTTAATCATCGTTGCAGTTGCAATGCCAATTTTATCTAAAGTATTTGTGCGTAAGGCAGGGCGATTACATTGAGAAATGCCATAAAAATAGGGGAGCTCATTGCTACGACAGATAATGCCGCAGCAATTGGTGAAAAACCACAAGATGTTGTGTCAGCCTCAGATCAACTAACGGCATACTTGACAGCACGTGTTACTTTTTTAGAGCAGCTTGCCGCAAATGCTTTACCAACACATGTCCTACTCGCTAATTTTTCAGGGGATGCGGCATGGTCTCGGTATGTAGCAGGCATTCAGCAAGTTTTTGATGAAGCTGGTCTTATTTGTCCGCAAATAGACGGTAGCACTGAGTCCAATATGCCAACTGTACAATCAGGTTTGTCTATAACGATGCTTGGAGAACAGCAGAAACGTACACTAACTAAGCATGAACAACTTATTTGGTATACATATGGACTGCCACTTGTAGGCAATGAAGTCCTTGCGCAGCCTGAGGATGTCGCACAGCTACAGCCTGTTTTTCAGGCATGGAAAGAGGACATCGTGCAGCAAGTTTGGCCAGTAGGATCAAAAGGTCTGCAAGCAGAATTTACCCGCCTTTTTGGCAATCAACAGGTCAAAAGTTCGCTAGATGTTGAGAAAACGGCTGGCCCATGTGCAGTCATTTTACTAGGAGTACATCCAGAAAAAGAGCAACTGGCACAAAATATTTTTCCTAGAAATTTTGAAAAACTACGTAAAACTGCATTGTAATAGGGCTTGCTTCGAGAAAAAGTAGCACTTAAAAAAATTCAAGGGGCAAAACGCCTATTGCAACAACAAACACAATATGTTAGATTTGTTTAGGAGTTAAAACACAATATATAGTATTTTGGACAAGAGGTACCAATATGGTTTAAAAGGGAATTCGGAAAAAGAGCATCTTAAGCCGAAGCTGTCCCCGCAACTGTAAGTGCTGACAAATGATGATGATGCCACTGTTAAAAATGGGAAGGCGATCATTTGGAGGAAGCATGAGCCAGGAGACCTGCCAATTTGTTCGAGACAACAACACATTCTTCGGGGATTGAGAAGTGGAGGCGAGAGATTTGTTCACTTCTTTGTGTGCATGTCCTTCATTTCCATTTCCGATTTTACAGCGATCACGCAACCGATAGAGGGTGCATGATCGCTTTTTGTGTTGTTGTAGAAAGAAAGGGAGAGTATGTGTATATGACAATTCAAATCGAACAGCAAATTGCTAAGTTAAAGAATAGTTACACGGAGGATGAACTTGAAAGTTTTGTAAGGTTATCGGATCGATGGCTACGAAAAAATGACAATGCCACATTTGAGGCATGGGCAGATGCGATGATTTTACAAACGCTTAGCCTAATTGATGAAGAGGAGCCATATTGGACATTTGTTGCAGCGCAAATTTATTTAGAAAAATTATATGACCAATTTGCAATGCGTCGCGGCGTTTCAGTGAAAGATGTTTATCAGGTATTCCCAGCACAATTAGCACGCTATACAGAGGCTGGTTTGTATCATGAAAGTTTAACAACAAAATATAGTGAGCAAGAGCTTCAGGAACTTGCTTCTTATTTAGAACAAAGTCGAGATGAGTTGTTTACATATATTGGCTTAAAAACATTGATGGACCGCTATGTTGTCCGTGATTATACGAAAACACCAGTGGAGCTACCTCAGGAACGTTGGATGGTCATTGCGATGACATTGATGCAGGATGAAACAGAAAATCGTTTACAAAAGGTGCGAGAGTCTTACTGGGCAATGAGCAATTTATATATGACAGTAGCCACTCCGACATTATCGAATGCAGGGAAAACACATGGACAGTTATCTAGCTGCTTTATCGATACAGTAGATGATAGTTTACAAAGCATTTACGACACAAATACAGATGTTGCAACCTTATCGAAATACGGTGGTGGCATTGGCGTTTATATGGGCAAAATTCGTAGCCGAGGCTCATCTATTAAAGGTTTTAAAGGGGCATCAAGTGGCGTATTACCTTGGATTAAACAGCTTAATAATACGGCAGTTTCAGTCGATCAGCTTGGTCAACGCCAAGGAGCTATTGCTGTTTATTTAGATGTTTGGCATAAGGACGTCTTTACGTTTTTAGATTTACGTTTAAACAATGGGGATGAGCGTTTACGTGCCCATGATATTTTCACAGGGCTATGCTTACCGGATTTATTTATGGAGACAGTTGAAGAGCGCGGGGAATGGCATTTATTTGACCCACATGAAGTACGAGAGGTTATGGGCTACTCACTAGAGGATTTCTATGATGAGAAAAAAGGTGACGGTTCCTTCCGTACAAAATATGCAGAATGTATCGCCAATCCTTTATTAAGCCGTGAAGTCGTACCAGCGATCGATATTATGAAGCGTATTATGCGCTCACAGCTTGAAACAGGCGTGCCGTTTATGTTCTATCGTGATGAAGTAAACCGCATGAATCCGAATAAACATGAAGGAATGGTTTACTCAAGTAATTTGTGTTAATAGTAGCACCTTCAATCAGAAATGGTTGTCGAAAACTCCGTTAAACGGGGAAAGTCACAATGTGATAACCTACCGTGCTAAATCTTTTGATTAAATTAGTTAATCAAAAGTAAAAGCCTAACGACTATCGAAAGCATAACTCATTGAAAAACATGAGTGAAGAAGCGAGTAGAGTACCCCTCAAGCGAGGCCCGTTATAGGGATAATTCATAAAGGGAAAAGCGGAGCATCCTTCAGGTAGAGCTGAGGATGATGATATAGTCTCCTCTGTATAGTGATATACAGCAGTTCATAAGAGAACGGATTAGGTCTAGCGAACCTAGTTGAAGAAAAGGACAGAAATTTTCCAAAACATGTCACCAACTGAATTTGAGTCTATTACTTTAGAAGATGATGTCATCGTTACACGTCGCAAGCCTGGAGACTTCGTAGTATGCAATTTATCATCCATTAATTTAGGTAGAGCTGTACCGGCTGGTGTTTTAGAGCGCTTGATTCCAATTCAAGTACGTATGTTAGATAATGTTATTGCTCTAAATACAATTCCAGTAAAACAGGCAGAGCGTACAAACTTGCGTTACCGTGGTATTGGACTTGGAACATTTGGCTGGCATCATTTATTAGCTTTAAAAGAAATTCAATGGGAGTCTGAGGATGCTGTAGAATTCGCGGACAAGCTATATGAGGAAATTGCGTATTTAACGATTCGTGCTTCCAACGATTTGGCAAGTGAAAAAGGAGCCTACCCATTATTTGAGGGCTCAGATTGGCATACTGGTGCTTATTTTGACAAACGTGGCTATGACAGTGATAAATGGAATGCATTACGTGCGGCAGTTGCTGAAAAAGGTATGCGCAACGGCTATGTGATGGCAGTTGCACCTAACTCATCGACATCCATTTTAGCAGGCAGTACGGCAACGATTGATCCTATTTTCCAAAAGAGTTATTCAGAGGAGAAGAAGGATTACAAAATACCAGTAACTGTACCAGATTTATCACCAGTGACGACTTGGTATTATAAATCTGCTTATTTCATCGATCAAAATTGGACAATCAAGCAAAATGCTGCACGAGCACGTCATATCGATCAGGGTATTTCGCTTAATTTATATGTTCAAAATACGATTAAGGCGAAGGATTTACTGGCACTGCATATGAATGCTTGGGCGAGCGGTGTAAAAACGACGTATTATGTGCGCTCGACATCTGTAGAATTGCTAGAATGTGAGTCTTGCGCTAGCTAGGGGGAAGTAAATAATGACAACAATTACTAAACGACAAATTATGGATAAAGAAGCACCGAACCGTTCAACAGGCATTGTGAACGGACGCTCTTCTAACATTTTAAACTGGGATGATGTGCGTTTTAGCTGGGCTTATCCAAAGTATAAAAAAATGCTAGGTAACTTCTGGACTCCATTTGAAATTAATATGAGCAATGATGTGAAGCAGTTTCCTGAGCTATCAGCAGTTGAGCAGGAATCCTTCTTAAAGATTATCGGTTTACTGGCGCTATTAGACAGTGTGCAAACTGATTTTGCGGGGAAAGTAGCAGATTATTTAACAGATTCAAGCTTAAATGCACTAATGATCATTTTAGCGCAGCAAGAGGTTATTCATAATCACTCGTATTCCTATGTGCTATCAAGTATTGTGAACAAAGATGAACAAGATCGTACGTTTGACTTTTGGCGTACGGAGCCAGTGTTAGAGCGACGTAATGATTTTATTATTAAGGGCTACCGTGCATTTTCAGAGGAGTCAACTGTTGACAATATGCTAGAGGCGATTATTTATGATGTGATTTTAGAAGGCTTATTCTTCTATTCTGGCTTTGCCTTCTTCTATCATCTAGCACGCAATCAAAAAATGGTGGCAACGTCAACGATGATTAATTATATTAACCGCGATGAACAGCTACATGTTGATTTATTTGTGAAAATTTATCAAGAGTTATTAGAGGAATATCCTGAATACGATACGCCAGAACGAGCAGCACGTGTGCAGGAAATCTTCCGTGAGGCTGTACAACTAGAAGTCGATTGGGCCAATGAAGTGATTGGCGATAAAATTGATGGCCTTGATGTGGAAGATGTCCATGATTATGTGCACTTCTATGCCAATGTTCGTTGTAATCAACTTGGCGTCGAGCGTCCATTTGAAGGCTATCGCAAAAATCCATTGAAGTGGGTTAAAGCTTACGAAGATGTTGATTTAGGGAAAACAGATTTCTTCGAGCAACGTTCTCGTCAATATGTGAAGGTTAATGTAGAAGATAACGGGTTTGATGATTTGTAATGCTCAATGAGGCTAGGGGAAAAGTGTATTTTTAAAGCAAAATTATAAAATTTCACATTAGAAAAGCGCGAGAAATCAAAGTTTATTAAATTGATTTTTCGCGCTTTTTAAATCGCTGATAAAGTTATAACAATCGCTGATAAACCATGAGTAATCGCTGATAAAGTTATAACAATCGCTGATAAACCATGAGTAATCGCTGATAAAGTTATAACAATCGCTGATAAACCATGAGTAATCGCTGATAAAGTTATAACAATCGCCGATAAACCAAGGGTAATCGCTGATAAACCTCCAACGACCGCTGATAAAGGTAATATAACAAGAAAAAGAAATAAGTTAAAATTATCGTACCAAACTATTTCTCACTAAAAATCGATCATTAAATGTGATCGGTACACCTTTCCCGTCCTTTTCGGCGTGAATGTGTAAATGTGGTTCGCTTGTATTTCCGGAGTTTCCTACTTTCCCAAGTATTTGGCCCGTCGTTACTTTGTCTCCTTTTGCCACCACTATGCTGCCTTTTTGCATATGAGCTAATAAAACGGTAGCATCATAGTTCTCGCAGGATAAGGCGACATGATTTCCCTCAGGATTTTCTGGATCAGCTTTAGGAGGAGGGAGATCAGGTAAATCATTTTGGATGTTGACTACTTTTCCGTTACAAGGACTATACAAATCATCTACGAATATTTGATACTTACCCAATTCTTCTGGATAAAGTCCACTTGCGCGGGTTCCAAGCGTATTTAATTTTAAAATGTCTAACGCGTATTTTTGACCTGGATGGTCTTGATGATAGTTCATTAACACCTGATTGCCACCCTGTCCGACATAATAGGTGCCATTCTTAAGTGGAAAAGATAACTCAATTCCTTTTTCAGCTACTGTATAGCTTTTTAAGACCAAAGCATTATACGTACCAAAAACCAAAATAAGGACAATATAAATACCAATTGAAAACTTTTGATTTAGTGTATATTTTATTGTAAACGGTAAATTCCTTACCCTTTTCCAAGAAAAAATGACAGTGACAATCAAGAGAACTAACCAAAGAAAGCGAACATAATATCCGACCCAACTCCAGTTTCCTGCTTGAAATAACCAAATAATTAGTGCTGCAGTTACCAATGAGTCCAACAACCATTCCAGTTTACTTTTAAAAGGAGCTTTCCATAGTGAAATAATAAAGCTCGCAGGTAATACGATTAGCAAACCAATGGAATAAAAGATTGGAAACACTATTTCTCATCCCCTTTTTGTTGCTTTATTGGAAGCTATAACATTATTGGTAATGTTTACTTCATTCTGATTTTCATTCTAACATAGTGATCACAGTTAAAGAACCTTTTCCCCAGAGTTCCAGAAGATGTGAAGAAGATAACAGGTTTGATGATTTGTAATAACTTTAGAGAAAAAAAGCCATGTAGCATAATTAGTGCTGACATGGCTTTTCTCAAGTTTATTCAAAAAAGTCTGATTGGAAAAATGGTGTAATGCCAGCTTCTCTTAAAAAGTATTTGTATTCGGTAGGGACCTCTAATAGTGATTTATTAGGAAGTAATACTTCATCCCTTAATCGTTGAACGAGTTGAGCATCTAATTCTGGAAACCATTTTTCGTAAGGTACTTTTCTTTCTTCTTCTATAGAAATTAAAAAATCAATAATATATTCAAACATCACAGGGAAGTCTTGTTTTATTTGATGATGATGAGCAACGATGGCTTCGATGTAATTGTTCAATTCATGAAACGGTTCATTAGGATCATATCCACCTAAATATTTTCGGTCGTGCTGTGGAATAAAGGTAGAACTACTGCGCGCATGCCAATTACCGAGCATCACTGTAAAAGCGGCAAGGGCACATCTTCGTGTTTCTAAATCTCGAACATTAAAATAATTAAAATATTCATCATACTCACAACCTCCACCAGTATGGAAACCTCCAAGACCAAAATTTTTAAGCCCCTCTGTTACTTTTTCTACGATAGATGTTGGAGTAGGCTGTAACGGCTGATTTATATCAAGCGCAATAATTTCATCGCTACTAGAATCTAATCGATGACCTAGATAAGTAATTGTTCGATAGTATTTTAATATATCTTGATTAGTTGTCGTATAAGCGATGTTGTCAATTAAGAAACCCATTGCTTCAGCGTGTTCTCCTACGTTATATAATGCCATGGCGTAAAATATTTTCATTTGTTCTTTTTTAGGGAATTTACGGAATGCTTCTTGGAAAAGTTTTTTCGCCTCTAAAAAAAGTTCGTGTGTTCGATAAATGCATCCTAATTTGACGTATGCGTCCTCCAGTTCTTCATCTGTTAAACCTAGTTCAATCGCCTGCTCATAAAATGGCATTGCCTTTGTTTCTTCAGCTAAAATATCAAAGCTTCGTGCACATTCATAATGGAGGGAAGGATTGAGTTGGTCGTTTGATAATAATGTCAAAAACATTTGTTTCGATTCTTGTAGTTTTCCTTGTCTTCGTAGCTGTAATGCTATATCTTTAGTGTTTTCCATGATTCTGCCTCTTCTCTGCTTGATATAATTATTATTCTGGAAAAAAAGGATAAAACCTCCTTTTGATTTAAGTATAAATTATCAACCGGGCTCTAAAAAATAGTAGGAGACACAAAAAAATAATTGCCATTTGATAGTTTTCTTCAAAAATATTTAGAAGAAATGTGATATACAAAGAGCGGAGAGGAGAAAATTCCAGCTGATCAAAAAGGAAAGCTACTCGATATTGCCCAGGAAATTTTAGAAAATTCGGATATCTGGAGAAGGCTACATCTATACATAAACAGAGGTTGATATTCAAAAAGGCCAACAGCATTTGATGCAGGGACGCACAAGCTTTGTCATTGCTCACCGCTTAAAAACAATCGAAAATGCCGACTAAATTCTTGTTATTCAATAGGGGAAATTGTTGAGCAGGGGGAATCACTATGCAAAAACAAGGAATTTATAGTAATCTACAGCAAAAAGTTTTGAACTCTTCATCCTTTACATAATAACAAAAAGAAAAACTCCATTTGGAAAAAGTCAAATGGAGTTTCTTTTATAACGAGCTATGATGCCCTCTAGGACCCGATAGCACAAGTGTATAACTTAACAATTTTAGCTTTATTTCAAGAATACTGTCCAATTTTAAGATCGTTCTTTCCTCATCTAGTGATTTAAAGCAAATTGAATAATCCTTCTGGAACTAAGCTTAATTTATTTTTGGAAAAATCGCTAATTGGCTTCCAAAGCAATTTGAAGGTTGCACCATTATCTTCATGTCCAAAAAAAGAAGGTTTTTCATAAAAAGACTTTTCAACAAATTCAGCATCATAAACAAAAACTACTTCGTGTCCAAGGTCACCATTATATGTAAATATGTTTTCAAGTGTACCTAAATAGTTTAAGTTATTTATATTTGCCCCGATTTCTTCAAGTACTTCTCTCTTTATTGCTTTAGAACTTGTCTCCCCGTATTCAATTCCTCCGCCAATTGGTCGATAGTAATGATCTCTCTTTACTTCATCAAAACCTTCTGCGACAAGTATTGAATCGCCTTTCCTAAATATACAAATAGCAATTGCTCGAATTTGCCCTTTTCTCATCCTCTACCTCCATTCTCTTCTTCAAAACCCTGCTCCGCTAGATTCATATGT
Proteins encoded in this region:
- a CDS encoding histidine phosphatase family protein; the protein is MTTFYLVRHGETMWNKEHRLQGWLDSPLSENGVLHAEKLHEHLGEFSFAAAFSSTSGRAKETLDILVGDRQIPIYYADELREIFLGDWQGKTVEDIVRTHRLDYELYTDYPAQFTATHTESFGAVTERAMFTLKKIAEKFPEDNVLIVSHAVTIKCTVNAILGRSINQLWAEPFIHGTSVTIIERSENQWLVKDIGNIQHLK
- a CDS encoding bifunctional adenosylcobinamide kinase/adenosylcobinamide-phosphate guanylyltransferase codes for the protein MPLIFITGGVRSGKSHFAEKAAVTHYQTKFMQAQRLIYIASGVAMDREMEKRILRHQADRQAQNIEWLTIEAPYEIADPLISLTDGDVVLWDCVTTWLTNAFYEGFDTGTPCVDQPGCLEEKLRVLKKAVKTLLEKRVTFFVVSNELFDEPPYTSEEVELYRQMLGNLHQWFVSIADEAYEINYSIVKKWK
- the cobS gene encoding adenosylcobinamide-GDP ribazoletransferase; this encodes MKNFWHSLQLAFQFFTVLPVHKEIPLTKATITGMFAFLPWIGALMGTVVAAVIYGLTEWTMSSEVLLSFLVVGLFALFTGGLHLDGFIDMGDAYFSYRDREKRLEILDDPRVGAFGVLSVLFLVLSKFVVLHELFVQHKLALWMLIFIPLLTRVGMSFYFMSLKCSKEKGLAYFFKTHIKPSLLICFMLITLVVAYTSLLFVIGFSIVPFVLIAVLAIAFLVFRQFTVRNFGGISGDLLGASIEGMEVVLWVTLLLCA
- a CDS encoding histidine phosphatase family protein, producing MGDVVIVRLMRHAPTKENLEKRYIGWTDSSLADVSSLTIVDKDVTKVYGSDLRRCRETAAHYFPNATYMADKRFRESNFGEFEGQTYEELKSDHRYCAWLDDPVQSPPPKGEGFDAFCARVMEGFTALSKDEDVYHLVVHGGVIRALLVAFAPTEQPFWTYHTPHDKMFTLTFSRKAWEEGARCMSLSEELIVEKPTMS
- a CDS encoding bifunctional adenosylcobinamide kinase/adenosylcobinamide-phosphate guanylyltransferase, with the translated sequence MHVFIGGAYSGKTDYVMNLLADQKVELVDGYVPDDIPASDILVIKNLEKWLVTQDLEDDEALVKTILTRLKTLDENCALYIIVTDMGRGVVPMEKQARLLRDTCGRLYQALFAEAEHVVRIWYGIGEQIK
- a CDS encoding ECF transporter S component; the protein is MAHRTPQGSFALCESEASVKKRLTGTEITPRYDNKITKRGNGMDRQRLMKLTLVAMVAAICAVGAVIKIPAFIATAALDSAPAFLSVVFLSPVLAGVAGVIGHFITALTSGFPLGPLHIIIAVEMFIVVWIFGIMHNKGMHFWKWPVALILNGVVAPLPFYFIISPAFYWASLTSLPLATLINLIIVAVAMPILSKVFVRKAGRLH
- a CDS encoding ribonucleotide-diphosphate reductase subunit beta; its protein translation is MTTITKRQIMDKEAPNRSTGIVNGRSSNILNWDDVRFSWAYPKYKKMLGNFWTPFEINMSNDVKQFPELSAVEQESFLKIIGLLALLDSVQTDFAGKVADYLTDSSLNALMIILAQQEVIHNHSYSYVLSSIVNKDEQDRTFDFWRTEPVLERRNDFIIKGYRAFSEESTVDNMLEAIIYDVILEGLFFYSGFAFFYHLARNQKMVATSTMINYINRDEQLHVDLFVKIYQELLEEYPEYDTPERAARVQEIFREAVQLEVDWANEVIGDKIDGLDVEDVHDYVHFYANVRCNQLGVERPFEGYRKNPLKWVKAYEDVDLGKTDFFEQRSRQYVKVNVEDNGFDDL
- a CDS encoding M23 family metallopeptidase, which gives rise to MFPIFYSIGLLIVLPASFIISLWKAPFKSKLEWLLDSLVTAALIIWLFQAGNWSWVGYYVRFLWLVLLIVTVIFSWKRVRNLPFTIKYTLNQKFSIGIYIVLILVFGTYNALVLKSYTVAEKGIELSFPLKNGTYYVGQGGNQVLMNYHQDHPGQKYALDILKLNTLGTRASGLYPEELGKYQIFVDDLYSPCNGKVVNIQNDLPDLPPPKADPENPEGNHVALSCENYDATVLLAHMQKGSIVVAKGDKVTTGQILGKVGNSGNTSEPHLHIHAEKDGKGVPITFNDRFLVRNSLVR
- a CDS encoding tetratricopeptide repeat protein, which codes for MENTKDIALQLRRQGKLQESKQMFLTLLSNDQLNPSLHYECARSFDILAEETKAMPFYEQAIELGLTDEELEDAYVKLGCIYRTHELFLEAKKLFQEAFRKFPKKEQMKIFYAMALYNVGEHAEAMGFLIDNIAYTTTNQDILKYYRTITYLGHRLDSSSDEIIALDINQPLQPTPTSIVEKVTEGLKNFGLGGFHTGGGCEYDEYFNYFNVRDLETRRCALAAFTVMLGNWHARSSSTFIPQHDRKYLGGYDPNEPFHELNNYIEAIVAHHHQIKQDFPVMFEYIIDFLISIEEERKVPYEKWFPELDAQLVQRLRDEVLLPNKSLLEVPTEYKYFLREAGITPFFQSDFFE
- a CDS encoding NUDIX hydrolase, with translation MRKGQIRAIAICIFRKGDSILVAEGFDEVKRDHYYRPIGGGIEYGETSSKAIKREVLEEIGANINNLNYLGTLENIFTYNGDLGHEVVFVYDAEFVEKSFYEKPSFFGHEDNGATFKLLWKPISDFSKNKLSLVPEGLFNLL